Genomic segment of Umezawaea sp. Da 62-37:
ACGAGGCGCGCCCTCAGCTCATCGCTTTCCAGGCGGACGCCAAGCCGGACTCCGTGACGCTGGAGGGCCTCGGCGAGTACCGGCTGATCGCGACCAGGACGCCGACCGGTGAAGTGCTCATCACCGGGCTGCCGCTGACCCAGGTCAACGCCACCGTCGTCCAACTCGGCTTCGTCCTGGGCGGCGTCGCGCTCGCGGGCCTGCTCATCGCCGCGCTGGCGGGCGCTTTCATCGTCCGCCGCACACTGCTACCACTGCAACGGGTCGCGGGCATCGCCACACGCGTGTCGGAACTACCGCTGCACGAGGGTGAGGTCGCCCTCGCGGTCCGCGTCCCCAAACGCGACAGCAACCCCAACACCGAAGTCGGCCAGGTCGGCCTCGCCCTCAACCGCATGCTCGGCCACATCGGCAACGCGCTGACCGCCCGCCACGCCACCGAGACCAGGGTCCGCCAGTTCGTCGCCGACGCCTCCCACGAACTCCGCACCCCGCTCGCCGCCATCCGCGGCTACGCCGAACTCACCAGGCGCAGCAAAGCCGAGGTACCACCGGAGATCGCCCACGCCATGAGCCGCGTCGAATCCGAGGCCGACCGCATGACCGTCCTCGTCCAAGACCTGCTGCTGCTGGCAAGGCTCGACGCGGGCAGACCACTCGACGACACCGAGGTCGACCTCACCAGACTCGTCCTGGACGCCGTCAGCGACACCCGCATCTCCGCCCAGAACCACAACTGGCAACTGGAACTCCCCGCCGAACCCGTCACCGTCAGAGGCGACGCGGACCGCCTTCACCAGGTCCTCACCAACCTCCTGACCAACGCCCGCACCCACACCCCACCAGGCACCACCGTCACCACCGGCCTCTCCGTCTCACCGGCCCACGGCGTGGAACTCACCGTCACCGACAACGGCCCCGGCATCAACCCGGAACTGCTCCCCAACGTCTTCGAACGCTTCGCCCGCGGCGACAGCTCCCGCTCCCGCGCAGCCGGCAGCACCGGCCTCGGCCTCTCCATCGTCTCCGCCGTGGTCACCTCCCACGGCGGCACAGTCGGCGTAGCCAGCGAACCAGGCAAAACCCGCTTCACAGTCCGCCTACCAATCCGCCGCTAATCAGCAATTCGCAATTCAGCAACCCACCAGAAGCACGACCAAGAACCCGAGCGCGCCCGCACAAGCACGGAACCGAGCGCGCCCGCACCTCGTGCGGCCGATTTGACTTGGGGTTTTTGGCCCTGCACTCGCTCAGCGGGCAGGCTTTTCACCCCTGCCCCTTTTGGGCCCGCAGGGCCAAAAAGAGGGGCCCCAAGTCAAATCGGCCGCACCCGGAGACCATGGGCACCGATGGCCTGTTTTGAGCAGCTGCCCATCAGACCGGGGTCTGACGAAAAGCCCACCAACCCCAGCCCGACGGACAAGCCCACCAATCCCGTCAACACCCCCCTCACACAGCTCCCACACAGCAAAGCCACAAGGACCACCCAGCCGCGCCCACGAACCTCGACCCATGACGGTCGTCGACTCCCAAGCCCCAGCCTCCCTCGCGCCGCCGCCCCACCCCACCCCCGAGCCAAGATCCCCCCGCTGGGCACGCCCCGCGCTCCTGGTCCTCCTGGGCGCGACCGCACTCCTCTACCTCTGGCAGCTCGGCGACTCGGAGTGGGCCAACGCCTACTACTCCGCCGCCGCACAGGCCGGTTCCCAGAGCTGGGAGGCCTGGTTCTTCGGGTCCACCGACTCCGCCAACTCCATCACCGTCGACAAGACCCCGGCCGCTCTCTGGTTCATGGGCCTCTCCGCCAGGGTCTTCGGCGTCAACGCGTGGAGCATCCTCGTCCCCCAGGCCCTGATGGGCGTCGGCAGCGTCGGACTCCTGCACGCCGCCGTGAAGCGCACCTCGGGCCCGGCCGCCGGACTGACCGCGGGCGCGGTGCTCGCCCTCACCCCCGTCGCCGTCCTCATGTTCCGCTTCAACAACCCCGACGCACTCCTCGTGCTCCTCCTCGTCGCGGGCGCCTACTGCACGATCCGCGCCACCGAGAAGGCCAGCTGGAAGTGGCTCGCGCTGGCGGGCGCGGCCGTCGGGTTCGCCTTCCTGGCGAAGATGCTCCAGGCCTTCCTCGTCCTCCCGGCGTTCGGCCTCGGCTACCTCTTCTTCGCCCGCGCCACCATCACCAGGAAGCTCCTCCACCTCGCCACCGCCCTGGGCGCGATGATCGTCGCCGGCGGCTGGTGGGTGGCGGTCGTCGAACTCGTCCCGGCGAGCGCCCGCCCGTTCATCGGCGGCTCGCAGACCAACAGCGTCCTCGAACTCACGTTGGGCTACAACGGTTTCGGCAGGCTCACCGGTGACGAGGTCGGCAGCGTCGGCGGCGGCGCGGGCGGCGGCTGGGGGTCCACGGGCTGGGCGCGGCTGTTCGGCAGCGAGATGGGCAGCCAGATCGCGTGGCTGCTCCCCGCCACGCTGGTGCTGCTGATCGGCGGCTGGTGGGCCGCGCGCGGCCAGGCCCGCACCGCGCTGGTGGTCTGGGGCGGCTGGCTGCTCGTCACGGCGGCCGTGTTCAGCTACATGAACGGCATCATCCACGGCTACTACACCGTGGCGCTGGCCCCCGCGATCGGCGGCGTGGTCGGCGTCGGCGCGGCCGCGCTGTGGCAGCGGCGGCAGGACCCGATGGCGCTGGCGGCCCTCTCCGGCGCTGTCGCGCTGGCCGGGATCCAGGCGTACCTGCTGCTGAACTCCTGGTCGTCCACGTTCGCGATCGTCGTGATCGCGCTCGGTTTCATCGGCGCCGCCGGGTTCTTCTTCAGCCCCAAGGTGTTCGTCCCCATCGCACTGGTCGCCGCGCTCGCCGGTCCGGCCGCCTACGCGGTCGCCACGGCCACCACCCCGCACACCGGCGCCATCCCCACCGCGGGTCCGGCGGGCACGGGCGGCGGGTTCCGCGGTGGCGGCGGCGGCACGGGCGGCGCGATGCCCGGCGGTGGCGGCGGCATGGGCGGTCTGCTCAGCGCCCCCACGCCCGGTGCCGAGCTGGTCTCGTTGCTGCGGAGCGGTTCCCAGACGTGGGCCGCGGCCGCCGTGGGCTCGAACAACGCCGCCGGCTACCAGTTGGGCAGCGGGATGCCCGTGATGGCCGTCGGCGGCTTCAACGGCACCGACCCCGCCCCCACGCTGGCCGGGTTCCAGCAGCTCGTGGCGGACGGGAAGATCCACTACTTCATCGGCGGCGCGGGCATGTCCGGGTCGACCGGGAGCGACGACGCGCAGGAGATCGCCGCCTGGGTCGCGCAGGGCTTCGAGGCCACCACGGTCGACGGCGTCGCCGTCTACGACCTCACAGTCGGCGCACAGCGATGACACACGAAGCACCCAGCCCCGACCCCGAAGTTGGGCTCATGACACTCACGACGCTGCGGCCCGGTGCGAGTCCCATCGCGACGAACACCAAGACCCCCGTCCTGGACGTGGTGGTGCCGGTCTACAACGAAGAGGTCGACCTCGGGCCGTGCGTGCGCAGGCTGCACGCCGAGATGACCCGGAGCTTCCCGTACCCGTTCCGGATCACCATCGCGGACAACGCCAGCACGGACGGGACCGCCGCGGTCGCGCAGGAGCTCGTCGGGGAACTCGCCGAGGTCGTCGTGGTGCACCTGGAGCAGAAGGGCCGCGGCCGGGCGCTGCACCAGGTCTGGCTGGGGTCGGACGCGCCGGTGCTGGCCTACATGGACGTCGACCTGTCGACGGACCTGGCCGCGCTGCCGCCGCTGATCGCGCCGCTGATCTCCGGCCACTCCGACATCGCGATCGGCAGCAGGCTGGCCCGCGGCGCGCGGGTGGTCCGCGGGCCGAAGCGCGAGTTCATCTCCCGCTGCTACAACCTGCTGCTGCGCGGCACGCTGGCCACCCGGTTCTCCGACGCGCAGTGCGGGTTCAAGGCGATCCGCGCGGACGTCGCGAAACGGCTCCTGCCGCACGTCGTGGACACCGGCTGGTTCTTCGACACCGAACTGCTGGTGCTCGGCGAACGCGCGGGCCTGCGCATCCACGAGGTCCCGGTGGACTGGGTGGACGACCCGGACAGCCGGGTCGACATCGTGTCGACCGCGATGGCGGACCTCAAGGGCGTGGCCAGGCTCGGCCGGGCGCTGGCGACCGGCAAGCTGCCCATCGCGGAGCTGCGCCAGGCGCTGGGCCGCGAGCCGCTGGAGAGCGCGACCCCCGGTGTGCCGACGGGGCTGCTGCGCCAGCTGGTGCGGTTCGCCGCCATCGGCGTGACCAGCACGTTGGCCTACCTGCTGCTGTTCCTCCTGCTGCGCGGCGGTCTGGGCGCTCAGGGCGCGAACCTGGTGTCGCTGCTCGTCACGGCCATCGCGAACACCGCCGCCAACCGCCGGTTCACCTTCGGGGTGCGCGGGCGCGGCGGCGCGGGCAAGCACCAGTTCGAAGGCCTCATCGTGTTCGGGCTCGGGCTCGCGCTGACCAGCGGATCCCTCGCCCTGCTGCACAGCTCCACCGATCCCGGCCAGGTCGCCGAGGTCGTCGCCGTCGTCGGCGCCAACCTGATCGCCACCGTGTTGCGCTTCCTGCTGCTGCGCAACTGGGTGTTCCGTCCGCGTACCGCTGCGATTCCCCTGGAGAACGAGTCATGACCACGACGCTGGCGCCGAGCGCGACTACCGTCGCCCCCGTGGAAGCGAAGCCGGACCCCTCGCCGAAATGGGTGCGCCCCGCGTTCTTCGCCCTGTTGGCGGGTACCGCGATCCTGTTCCTGTGGAACCTGTCCGCCTCGGGCTACGGCAACGGTTTCTACGCCGCCGCGACCCAGTCCGCCACGCAGAGCTGGAAGGCGTGGCTGTTCGGGTCGCTGGACTCGGGCAACGTGCTGACCGTCGACAAGCCCCCGGCGTTCCTGTGGGTCAGCGGGCTGTTCGCCCGGATCTTCGGGTTCTCCACCTGGACCGTGCTGGCACCGCAGGCGCTCGAAGGCGTGGCGGCCGTGGCGCTGGTGTACGCCACGGTGAAGCGCACGTCGGGCCCGGTCGCCGGGCTGCTCGCCGGCGCGGCGCTCGCGCTGACCCCGGTAGCGACGCTGGTGTTCCGGTTCAACCTGCCGGACGCGCTGCTGGTGCTGCTGATGACCGCCGCCGCGTACTGCGTGGTGCGGTCGCTGGAGAAGGCGAGCCCGTGGTGGCTGGTGCTGGCGGGCAGCGCGGTCGGGTTCGCGTTCCTGGCCAAGATGGGGCAGGCGCTGCTGGTGCTGCCCGCGCTCGGCCTGGTGTACCTGATCGCCGCGCCGACCTCGATCGGCAAGCGGCTGCTGCACCTGCTCGGCGCGGCCGTGTCGATGGTCGTGTCCGCGGGCTGGTTCATCGTGCTGGTCGAGCTGTGGCCCGCGGATTCCCGCCCCTACATCGGCGGGTCGACCAACGACAGCCTGTGGGAGCTGGCCGTCGGCTACAACGGTCTCGGACGCCTGTTCGGCCAGGGTGGCGGCGGTGGCGGCGGTGGCGGCGGTGGCATGGCCGGTGGCGGCAACACCGGGTTCGGCGGCGCGTCGGGGATCGGCCGGATGTTCGGCGCCAGCTTCGGCTCCGAGGTGTCCTGGCTGCTGCCGGCGGCGTTGATCGGCCTGGTCGCCGGGCTCTGGTTCACCCGTCGGGCGCCGCGCACCAGCCTGACGCGCGCCGCGCTGGTCCTGTGGGGCGGCTGGATGGTCGTCACCGCCCTGGTGTTCAGCTTCATGAGCGGGATCATCCACCCGTACTACACCGTCGCGCTGGCGCCGGGGATCGTCGGCACCGTCGCCATCGCCGGTCGTGAGCTGTGGCGGGGCCGGGCGCACACGCCCGCCCGCGCGACGCTGGCCGCGATGATCGCGGTGACCGGTTTCTGGGCGTTCATCCTGCTCAACCGGGTGCCCACGTGGCTGCCGTTCGTGCGGTGGGTGATCGTCGTCGCCACCGTGGTGATCGCGACCGTGGTCGCGCTGGGCGTGCCGCTGGCCCGCAAGGTCCTGCTGGCCGCGCTGCTGACCGTCGGCCTGCTCGGCACGGTGTCCTACTCACTGGCCACCGCGGCGACCGCGCACAGCGGCTCGATCCCGACGTCCGGTCCGGCCGGTTACGCCTCCGGCGGGTTCGGCGGCGGGATGGGCGGTCCCGGTGAGGAGGAGTCGTCCGGCGGGAGCGAGCTGACCAAGCTGCTCCAGGCCACCACCGGCACGTGGGCGGCCGCGACCGTCAGCTCGCAGAGCGCCGCGAGCCTGGAACTGAGCTCCGGCAAGGCCGTCATCGGGATCGGCGGCTGGAGCGGCTCCGACCCGGCCCCCACCCTGACCGAGTTCCAGCAGTACGTCGCCGACGGCCGGATCGGCTACTACGTGCCCGGCGGCCGCGGCGGCGGCGGCATGGGCGGCGGCGGGGACACCGACATCTCCACCTGGGTCACCGCCAACTTCACCCCCCTCACCGTCGACGGCACCACCATCTACAAGCTCACCCCCTAACCCCTCGCGAGTCGAACCTCCAGACACCCCGTGTCGAACCTCCAGGCACCCCGAACCCCTCACTCAGGTAATCCGAGTCCCCCGGCTCGGGTGTCCGGGTGAGGGGTTCGGGGTGTCTGAGCGTTCGACACGGGGTGTCTGAGCGTTCGACTCGCGGTTAGGGGCGGGGGCGGGTGGTGGAGGCGCGTTCGACGAGGTCGACGCTGATGGTGACGGGTTTGCGGGGTTGTTTGCCGGTTTCGATGGAGCCGATGAGCATGCGGACGGCGGTGGCGGCCTTCTCGCCGATGTCCTGGGCGATGGTGGTGAGCTTGGGGGTGACGTAGGCGCACAGGTCGAGGTTGTCGAAGCCGATGACGGAGACGTCGTCCGGCACGGAGGCGCCGCTGTCGGCGACGCCCTCCATGATCCCGATCGCGAGTATGTCGGCGGTCGCGAACACCGCGGTCGCGGTCGGGTGCGAGGCGAGCAGCCTGCGACCGACCTCCAGGCCGTCGGCGTGGGTCGTGTTGACCGTCTCGATCAGGTCGGTGTCCCGGGTGAGACCGGCGTCGGTGAACGCCTGGAGGAACCCCTCGAACCGCTGGTGCACCACGCCGACGTCGGAGAACGCGGGCCCGGCGAACAGGATCCGGCGGTGGCCGAGCGCGATCAGGTGCTCGGCGGCCAACCGCGCGCCCGCGAAGTCGTCGGCGCGGACGCCCGTGGTGATCCGGTTCTTCGAGTAGCTGTCGACGGCCAGCACCCGGACGCCGCCGATCGTGGCCTTGCTGAGCCGGTCCAGCTCCTCGTCCAGGAACCCGAGCAGCACCGCGCCGTCCAGGCTCCACGACTGGAGCGCCTCGGTGACCTCGTCGGGGTGCGCGATGCCGCGCAGCAGCAGGTGGTAGCCGCGCTTGCGCAGCTCGCGCTCGATCTGGCCCGCGATGGCCACGTTGTGCGGGCTGATCATCATGCTGTCCTCGTCGGCCGCCGGGACCAGCAGCCCGATCAGCCTCGACGACTTGGCGGCGAGGCTGCGCGCCGACGCGCTGGGCACGTAGCCGCGCTCCGCCACGATCCGCCGCACGCGCTCGATGGTCTCCGGCGAGACGCGCGCCTTGTTGCCGTTGACGACGTTCGACACGGTCATCATGCTCACGCCCGCCTCGTCGGCGATGTCCCGCAGGGTGACCCGCACCTGTCGAACTCCTCTCGTCCTGGCACCCAGGATACGACTCCCGCTTCACGGCGAAGACCGCTTCCACCGTTGACAGGGTGCCGGGGGTCACACTACCGTCCGACTAGGTGGAGCGCTAAACCTAATCCGCGAATCCGGCGGCCGGAGCGTCCACAGTGGTAAGTCCCGACGGTACGTCCCGACCAGTCGTCCATGGATGGAGCTTCGTGAGCACCAGCACATCGACCTTTGTCCGCAACGCTTCCGGCGCGTCGGCCGGGTGGTGGCGCAACGCGGTGATCTACCAGGTCTACCCGCGCAGCTTCGCCGACGGCAACGGCGACGGCACCGGCGACCTCGCCGGGGTGCGCTCGCGACTGCCCTACCTCAGCGCCCTCGGCGTCGACGCCATCTGGTTCACGCCCTGGTACTCCTCACCACTGGCCGACGGCGGGTACGACGTCGCCGACTACCGCGCGATCGACCCGGCGTTCGGCACCCTGGAGGAGGCCGAGTCGCTGATCGCCGAGGCCGCCTCGCTGGGCATCCGCACGATCGTCGACATCGTCCCCAACCACGTGTCCGACCAGCACGAGTGGTTCAAGGCGGCACTGGCCGCCGAGCCGGGATCGCCTGAGCGCCAACGGTTCTGGTTCCGCGAGGGTCGAGGACCGGACGGTTCCGGGCCGCCGACGGACTGGATCTCCAGCTTCTCCGGCGGCACCTGGACGCGGACCACCAACAGCGACGGCACGCCCGGCGAGTGGTACCTGCACCTGTTCGCCCCGCAGCAGCCGGACCTCAACTGGAACCACCCGGACGTGCGGCGCGAGCACGAGGACGTGCTGCGGTTCTGGTTCGACCGCGGGGTCTCGGGCATCCGGATCGACTCGGCGACCATGCCCGTCAAGGACGAGAGCTTCCCGGCGCTCGTCGGCGAGCAGGCTCCGGGGCAGCACCCGTTCGTCGACCGCGACGGGCTGCACGACATCTACCGCGGCTGGCGCGCGGTCGCCGACTCCTACGAGGAGCCCAGGATGCTCGTCGGCGAGATCTGGCTGGCCGACCAGCAGCGGTTCGCCCGCTACCTGCGCCCCGACGAGATGCACACGGCGTTCAACTTCGACTTCATGATGCGCCCGTGGGACGCGGCCCAGCTGCGCGAGTCCATCCAGTCCACAGTGGACGCCCACCGCCCGGTGGACGCGCCGCCGACGTGGACGCTGTCCAACCACGACGTGACCCGGCCCGCGACCAGGTTCGGCCGCGAGGACAGCTCGTTCGGCTTCGCCGCGCGGCGGTTCGACATCCCGACCGACCTGGCCACCGGGCAGCGCCGGGCACGGGCCGCGGCCCTGCTGACCGGTGCGCTGCCGGGATCGCTGTACCTGTACCAGGGCGACGAGTTGGGGCTGCCCGAGGTCGAGGACCTGCCGCGCGGCGCGCTCCAGGACCCCATGTACTTCCGGTCCGAGGGGATCGACCCCGGTCGCGACGGCTGCCGCGTGCCACTGCCGTGGACCGCCGACGGGGCGACGTTCGGGTTCGGTGACGGCACCGCGCCCTCGTGGCTCCCCCAGCCCGTGGGCTGGGGCGGGTACTCGGTGCAGGCGCAGCAGGACGACCCCGGTTCGATGCTCTCGCTCTACCGCTCGCTGCTCCAGGTCCGGCGGTCCGAACCCGCGCTGCGCGGCGAGGACTTCGCCTGGACCGACTCCCCCGACGGGGTCATCGCGTTCCGGCGCGGCGAGGACCTGCTGTGCCTGGTGAACCTGGGCCCGACGGCACTCGCACTGCCCCCGCACTCCTCCGTCCTGCTCGCCAGCGGCGACCTGGCCGCCGACTCCCTTCCGACCGACACGGCCGTCTGGCTGCGTACCTGATTCACGCCCTTTGGAGGGACGATGAGGTCCTCGAAGTCCATCGCTGTCCTGGCGATCGCCACCGCCGCCGCGCTCGCCGCGTGCTCAGGTGGCGGTGGCGCCGAGAGCGCCGACGGCAGAACCCTGGTCAACGTCTCGCTCGACCCCGGTCTGGAACAGGGTGCGATCGACGCGTTCACCACGCGGGTGTCCCAGTTCGAGGCGGCGAACCCGACCATCGACCTGGTGCAGCACGAGTACAAGTGGGACGCGACGACGTTCACCACGCAGCTCGCGGGCGGCACGCTGCCCGACGTGTTCACCGTTCCGTTCACCGACGGGCGGGGGCTGATCGAGCGCAAGCAGATCGCCGACATCAGCGGGCAGGTCGCGGAACTGCCGTACGCCAAGAGCTTCAACGACAAGATCGCGCAGGCGGGTTCCGCGGCGGACGGCAAGATGTGGGCGGTGCCGATCGCCGCGCACGGCCAGGCGCTGCACTACAACCGCACGCTGTTCACCCAGGCCGGGCTCGACCCGGACAAGCCCCCGACCACGTGGGACGAGATCCGCAGCGCCGCCAAGCAGATCTCCCAGCGCACCGGCCAGGCCGGGTACGCGATGATGACCAGCGGCAACACCGGCGGCTGGATCGCCACCACGATGGACTACGCGTTCGGCGGCCGCACCGAGGAGCTCGACGGCGACAACGCCAAGTCCACGGTGGACACGCCTGAGATGGTCAAGGCGCTGCAGACCGTGCGGGCCATGCGCTGGGACGACAACAGCATGGGCTCGAACTTCCTGTACGAGTGGGGAACCATCAACCAGGACTTCGCCGCGGGCCGGATCGGTATGTACATCTCGGGCGGCGGCAACTACGGCTCCCTGGTCGCGCAGAACGCGATGAAGGCCGACGACTACGGTGTCGCCGCGCTTCCGCTCGCCAGCGGCTCGGACTCCGGCGTGCTCGGCGGCGGGACGCTCGCGGCGGTCAGCGCCAAGGCCCCCGACAAGGTCAAGGCCGCGGCCGTGAAGTGGATCGACTTCTACTACATGGAGAAGCTGACCGACCAGGACGCGGCGGTGGCCGACGCGAAGTCCACCGCGGACTCCGGGCAGGCCGTCGGGTCGCCCGAGCTGCCGGTGTTCGACAAGGCCACCTTCGACAAGAGGCTCGGCTGGATCCAGCAGTACGTCAACGTGCCGCTCAAGCAGATGGCGCCCTACACCGACAGGATGTTCGACCAGCCGCTGGTCCCGGAGCCGACCCGCTCCACCCAGCAGGTGTACGCGCTGCTCGACCCGGTGGTGCAGTCCGTGCTGACCGACAAGGGCGCCGACGTGGCCGCG
This window contains:
- a CDS encoding glycosyltransferase family 39 protein yields the protein MTVVDSQAPASLAPPPHPTPEPRSPRWARPALLVLLGATALLYLWQLGDSEWANAYYSAAAQAGSQSWEAWFFGSTDSANSITVDKTPAALWFMGLSARVFGVNAWSILVPQALMGVGSVGLLHAAVKRTSGPAAGLTAGAVLALTPVAVLMFRFNNPDALLVLLLVAGAYCTIRATEKASWKWLALAGAAVGFAFLAKMLQAFLVLPAFGLGYLFFARATITRKLLHLATALGAMIVAGGWWVAVVELVPASARPFIGGSQTNSVLELTLGYNGFGRLTGDEVGSVGGGAGGGWGSTGWARLFGSEMGSQIAWLLPATLVLLIGGWWAARGQARTALVVWGGWLLVTAAVFSYMNGIIHGYYTVALAPAIGGVVGVGAAALWQRRQDPMALAALSGAVALAGIQAYLLLNSWSSTFAIVVIALGFIGAAGFFFSPKVFVPIALVAALAGPAAYAVATATTPHTGAIPTAGPAGTGGGFRGGGGGTGGAMPGGGGGMGGLLSAPTPGAELVSLLRSGSQTWAAAAVGSNNAAGYQLGSGMPVMAVGGFNGTDPAPTLAGFQQLVADGKIHYFIGGAGMSGSTGSDDAQEIAAWVAQGFEATTVDGVAVYDLTVGAQR
- a CDS encoding glycoside hydrolase family 13 protein gives rise to the protein MSTSTSTFVRNASGASAGWWRNAVIYQVYPRSFADGNGDGTGDLAGVRSRLPYLSALGVDAIWFTPWYSSPLADGGYDVADYRAIDPAFGTLEEAESLIAEAASLGIRTIVDIVPNHVSDQHEWFKAALAAEPGSPERQRFWFREGRGPDGSGPPTDWISSFSGGTWTRTTNSDGTPGEWYLHLFAPQQPDLNWNHPDVRREHEDVLRFWFDRGVSGIRIDSATMPVKDESFPALVGEQAPGQHPFVDRDGLHDIYRGWRAVADSYEEPRMLVGEIWLADQQRFARYLRPDEMHTAFNFDFMMRPWDAAQLRESIQSTVDAHRPVDAPPTWTLSNHDVTRPATRFGREDSSFGFAARRFDIPTDLATGQRRARAAALLTGALPGSLYLYQGDELGLPEVEDLPRGALQDPMYFRSEGIDPGRDGCRVPLPWTADGATFGFGDGTAPSWLPQPVGWGGYSVQAQQDDPGSMLSLYRSLLQVRRSEPALRGEDFAWTDSPDGVIAFRRGEDLLCLVNLGPTALALPPHSSVLLASGDLAADSLPTDTAVWLRT
- a CDS encoding ATP-binding protein, translating into MSSSRHPRSWSLRTRIIAEQMALLTLVCLIIGVVTMVALRDFQISKLDEQLQFASNRSSEARGDRPRPNGVPRPNGTGIGDRNPLSAPGQAPGTLSATVDDGALVQALRLTPDRGDQETIPDEARPQLIAFQADAKPDSVTLEGLGEYRLIATRTPTGEVLITGLPLTQVNATVVQLGFVLGGVALAGLLIAALAGAFIVRRTLLPLQRVAGIATRVSELPLHEGEVALAVRVPKRDSNPNTEVGQVGLALNRMLGHIGNALTARHATETRVRQFVADASHELRTPLAAIRGYAELTRRSKAEVPPEIAHAMSRVESEADRMTVLVQDLLLLARLDAGRPLDDTEVDLTRLVLDAVSDTRISAQNHNWQLELPAEPVTVRGDADRLHQVLTNLLTNARTHTPPGTTVTTGLSVSPAHGVELTVTDNGPGINPELLPNVFERFARGDSSRSRAAGSTGLGLSIVSAVVTSHGGTVGVASEPGKTRFTVRLPIRR
- a CDS encoding glycosyltransferase family 39 protein gives rise to the protein MTTTLAPSATTVAPVEAKPDPSPKWVRPAFFALLAGTAILFLWNLSASGYGNGFYAAATQSATQSWKAWLFGSLDSGNVLTVDKPPAFLWVSGLFARIFGFSTWTVLAPQALEGVAAVALVYATVKRTSGPVAGLLAGAALALTPVATLVFRFNLPDALLVLLMTAAAYCVVRSLEKASPWWLVLAGSAVGFAFLAKMGQALLVLPALGLVYLIAAPTSIGKRLLHLLGAAVSMVVSAGWFIVLVELWPADSRPYIGGSTNDSLWELAVGYNGLGRLFGQGGGGGGGGGGGMAGGGNTGFGGASGIGRMFGASFGSEVSWLLPAALIGLVAGLWFTRRAPRTSLTRAALVLWGGWMVVTALVFSFMSGIIHPYYTVALAPGIVGTVAIAGRELWRGRAHTPARATLAAMIAVTGFWAFILLNRVPTWLPFVRWVIVVATVVIATVVALGVPLARKVLLAALLTVGLLGTVSYSLATAATAHSGSIPTSGPAGYASGGFGGGMGGPGEEESSGGSELTKLLQATTGTWAAATVSSQSAASLELSSGKAVIGIGGWSGSDPAPTLTEFQQYVADGRIGYYVPGGRGGGGMGGGGDTDISTWVTANFTPLTVDGTTIYKLTP
- a CDS encoding sugar ABC transporter substrate-binding protein, which gives rise to MRSSKSIAVLAIATAAALAACSGGGGAESADGRTLVNVSLDPGLEQGAIDAFTTRVSQFEAANPTIDLVQHEYKWDATTFTTQLAGGTLPDVFTVPFTDGRGLIERKQIADISGQVAELPYAKSFNDKIAQAGSAADGKMWAVPIAAHGQALHYNRTLFTQAGLDPDKPPTTWDEIRSAAKQISQRTGQAGYAMMTSGNTGGWIATTMDYAFGGRTEELDGDNAKSTVDTPEMVKALQTVRAMRWDDNSMGSNFLYEWGTINQDFAAGRIGMYISGGGNYGSLVAQNAMKADDYGVAALPLASGSDSGVLGGGTLAAVSAKAPDKVKAAAVKWIDFYYMEKLTDQDAAVADAKSTADSGQAVGSPELPVFDKATFDKRLGWIQQYVNVPLKQMAPYTDRMFDQPLVPEPTRSTQQVYALLDPVVQSVLTDKGADVAALLSGAQTQAQALLDKK
- a CDS encoding LacI family DNA-binding transcriptional regulator, whose product is MRVTLRDIADEAGVSMMTVSNVVNGNKARVSPETIERVRRIVAERGYVPSASARSLAAKSSRLIGLLVPAADEDSMMISPHNVAIAGQIERELRKRGYHLLLRGIAHPDEVTEALQSWSLDGAVLLGFLDEELDRLSKATIGGVRVLAVDSYSKNRITTGVRADDFAGARLAAEHLIALGHRRILFAGPAFSDVGVVHQRFEGFLQAFTDAGLTRDTDLIETVNTTHADGLEVGRRLLASHPTATAVFATADILAIGIMEGVADSGASVPDDVSVIGFDNLDLCAYVTPKLTTIAQDIGEKAATAVRMLIGSIETGKQPRKPVTISVDLVERASTTRPRP
- a CDS encoding bifunctional glycosyltransferase family 2/GtrA family protein, which encodes MTLTTLRPGASPIATNTKTPVLDVVVPVYNEEVDLGPCVRRLHAEMTRSFPYPFRITIADNASTDGTAAVAQELVGELAEVVVVHLEQKGRGRALHQVWLGSDAPVLAYMDVDLSTDLAALPPLIAPLISGHSDIAIGSRLARGARVVRGPKREFISRCYNLLLRGTLATRFSDAQCGFKAIRADVAKRLLPHVVDTGWFFDTELLVLGERAGLRIHEVPVDWVDDPDSRVDIVSTAMADLKGVARLGRALATGKLPIAELRQALGREPLESATPGVPTGLLRQLVRFAAIGVTSTLAYLLLFLLLRGGLGAQGANLVSLLVTAIANTAANRRFTFGVRGRGGAGKHQFEGLIVFGLGLALTSGSLALLHSSTDPGQVAEVVAVVGANLIATVLRFLLLRNWVFRPRTAAIPLENES